The Clostridium sp. DL-VIII DNA window TTTATTGTCTGTTACAATTCTAAAACTTCCATGTCCTTGATAAAATAATTTTGCCATTTTAAACCACCATCCATTTACAACTATATTTAAAGTAATATTTCTGTAATTTTGTATAAAACTCGAGACTAGCTGCAAGTAACTCAAGATTAAATTGTATAGATAAAACCTTATTACTTTTCTCCTGTAAAGTCAATAACCATCTTCATCTGATGATAAGTCTATCTGATTCACTTGGCGATAATTTTAACATTTTAATAGAAATAAATAGACAGTATATTGACTACATTGGAATAATATGCTATCGTAATTTTAGACAGTATATTGTCCAACTAAGGAGGAGATATTTTATGGATAACTATAAAGCGCTTTTTTTAATACAACAAATATACGCAACTTTGTTTTCGCTCACTAATAAAATTCAAATTAAAGGTGATGAATATTGTGAGCCTTTAACTAGCAGACAGCTTATGGCAATGGTTGCTATTATCCATTTGCCTGAAAATGAGACAACTCTAAATAATATTGCTAAAAAACTAGGTACAACAAAACAGAGTGTAAAACAATTAATTACTAATTTAGAGAGCAAAGGATATGTCCTTACTGTACCAAGCCAATATGATAAACGTGCAGTTAATGTAAAGATTACTAAAGCTGGAACAGATGCCATGATGATAGGTGCCGAAAAATCGATGGAGTTCTTTGGTATGCTTTCTAAAGGCTTTTCCATTGAGGAAATGGAAATCTTATGGACGCTATTAAAGAAATTATATAGATTTGATGGCGAAGAACAAGACGGTTTTGAAGAAGAAGCTGAATTTGACATGGGTAAGGATACACAAGAAATACAAAAGAGAGCATTAAACGAATTTGAAAGAACAAGAAATGAAAGAAAATAAAAAATTTAATAAATAAGGATGGTATAGTATTATGAAAAATTATATATCTAATAACTTTCAAGATCTTGATGATTTCTTATCTGAATACATGAAGAAA harbors:
- a CDS encoding MarR family transcriptional regulator codes for the protein MDNYKALFLIQQIYATLFSLTNKIQIKGDEYCEPLTSRQLMAMVAIIHLPENETTLNNIAKKLGTTKQSVKQLITNLESKGYVLTVPSQYDKRAVNVKITKAGTDAMMIGAEKSMEFFGMLSKGFSIEEMEILWTLLKKLYRFDGEEQDGFEEEAEFDMGKDTQEIQKRALNEFERTRNERK